A stretch of DNA from Micromonospora peucetia:
CTCGGCCGGGTCGAAGAGGGTGATGACGCCGTACTCGCCGTCGTAGCCGGGGACCCGCCGCACGTCGCCCCGGCGCAGCCGGCCGATGCCCTCGGCGAGCAGTTCCCCGCCGACCCGGTCAATCTCGTCGAGCGGGGTGGTGGTGAGGATCTCCAGCTCCGGGCCGAGCGCGGCGACCAGCTCGTTGAGCTTCCCCTCGACCTTCTTGGACCGGGCGCCCACCTTGTTGAGCTCGCCGAGGACCTCGGCCAGCGGCACGAGGTGGGTCACGTCGCGGGCGTGTGCGGGGCGGTGCCCCGACGACCGGTCGGCCAGTTCCTCGATCCGGCTGAGCACGCCGACGGTCAGCGGCTTGCCGCACTCCGGGCAGCGGCCACCGGCGGCCCGGGTCTGCTCGGGCGACCAGTTGACCCCGCAGAGCCGGTGCCCGTCCGCGTGGTACTTGCCCTCCTCGGGGAAGAACTCGATGGTCCCGGCGAGCCCGTCACCGGTACGCAGGGCGTCCCGGATGGCGAAGTAGTCCCGGGCGGTGTTGAAGACGGTGGCCTCCCGGGCCAGCGCCGGTGGCGAGTGCGCGTCCGAGTTCGACACCAGCCGGTAGCCGTCCAGGCTGCCGACCCGCCAGTTCATCTCCGGGTCGGAGGAGAGGCCGGTCTCCACGGCGAAGATGTGCTCGGCGAGGTCGGCGTAACAGTCGGCGATCGCGTCGAAGCCCGACTTGGAGCCCAGCGCGGAGAACCACGGGGTCCAGATGTGCGCCGGCACGAGGTAGCCGTCGGCGCTGGCTTCCAGGGTGATCTCCAGCAGGTCCCGGGAGTCCAGGCCGAGGATCGGCCGGCCGTCGGAGCCGAGGTTGCCGATCCGCCCGAGGGCGGTGTTGAACCGGGCCACCGCGTCCAGGTCGGGCAGGTAGATCAGGTGGTGCACCTTGCGGGTGCGGTCGTCCCGCTTGTAGATCGTGGAGATCTCCACGCTGAGCATGAACCGGACCGGTTCCGTCTCCGCCTCGCTCGCCAGCCGGGGCGGCAGCCTGCGGGCGATGTCCTGTTCCGCCTCCGGGCTGAGCCGGTGCAGGCCGGGTTCGGCCGGGTGCAGGGTCTCGCGGAGGTGGTCGTACCAGGCGGGGTGGGTGAAGTCGCCGGTGCCGAGCACCCCGACGCCCTTGCGCCGCGCCCACCACCCGAGGTTGGGCAGGGTCAGGTCGCGGCTGCACGCGCGTGAGTATTTCGAGTGGATGTGCAGATCCGCGACGAACGGCGCAGGGCCGCCAAGGGGTGCGGGACTGAACGGAGGCACGCCGCATCCTGTCACGCCCGCGCCAATACCCACCCGTCGCCACGCACACCCGTGACCTGAGCATCCGGTGCTGGACAACGCCGCCGCCGGGCGCTATGGGTCAGCGGGAGCGGAGCTCCACCAGGGTGATCTGGGGTTCGGCGCCGACGCGGACCGGCGGGCCCCAGAAGCCGGCGCCGTTGGTGACGTACACCTTGGTGCCGTCGACCTCGCCGAGGCCGGAGACCACCGGCTGCTCAAGCTTGACCAGCAGGTTGAACGGGACCATCTGGCCGCCGTGGGTGTGCCCGGAGAGCTGGAGGTCGACGCCGAACTTCGCCGCCTCCACCGCGGCGACCGGCTGGTGGGCGAGCAGCACCACGGGGCGGTTCGGGTCGCGGTCGCCGAGCGCCGCCGCGTAGTCCGCCGGGGCGGCCAGCCCGCTGCCGGCGGCGCTGACGTCGTTCACCCCGGCCAGGTCGAGTACGCCGCCCCGGGCCCGGATCTCCGTGCGCTCGTTCTGCATGACGCGCAGGCCGAGCCGGTCCAGCTCCTGGACCCACTCCTCGACGCCGGAGTAGTACTCGTGGTTGCCGGTGACGAAGTAGCTGCCGTGCCGGGAGCGCAGGTTCCGCAGCGGCTCGGCCGCCTCGCCCAACTCGGCGACCGAGCCGTCGACCAGGTCGCCGACGACCGCGACGATGTCGGCGTCCAGGCGGTTGATCGCGGCGACGATCCGCTCGGTGTGCGCCCGTCCGCGCAGCGGACCGAGGTGGATGTCGGAGACGGTGGCGATGCGCAGGCCGTCCATGCTCCGGGGAAGCTTGGCCAGCGGGATCTGCACCCGGTCGAGCTGCGGCGGGCCGAGGGCGGTGCGGATGCCGTACCCGGTGAGGCCGGTGGCGGTGAGGCCGGCGAAGATCGCCGTCCCACGGGCGAGCAGCAGCCGGCGGGCCGGGTCGTGGTCGGGCTGCGCGACGGCGTCGGCGGCTGGCGGGTCGGCCGGGCCCGACGCGCCGACCATGGCGGGCTCGGCCGCGGTGGCGGGCTCCGCGGCGCCGACCATGGCGGGCTCGGGGGCGGCGGCGGTGGGCTCCGCTGCGGCGACCCGGCGACGTAGCACGAGCTTCGTCACCGCCATCGGCACTTCCAGCGCCACGAGCAGGACCAGCAGGTAGAACATGACGGCGAGCCAGAGGTAGCCCGGCCACGCGAGCCAGTAGAGGCCCGCCTGCGTGCCGGCCATGGTCGCCGGTACGAGCAGCGCGAGCACCAGGGCGGTGATCCCGCCGATCCGCCGCCAGCGCCCCGGGGCGGTGGTGTCCCGCACCAGGCGCTTCCACAGGTAGAGGTGGATCAGGCCGGTGATGAGCGCCATGGTGGCGACGAACGCCAGTGCCGCCAGCATGTGTGCGCCTCTCCTCAGCCGCCCGCGAAGGGCGGCAGGACGTCGATCGTGGCCCCGGCAGGTAGCGGTGCCCGCCGATCATGACAGGTCACGCCGTCGACCAGGAAACTCGCCACCTTCAGGACGGCGGCGAGCCGCTCACCGTGCCGTTCGGTCAGCTCCACGACGAGTTCGTCGAGGCGGCGGCCGGCGGATGCGGTCTCCTCGGTCCGGCCGGCGGCGGCCCGCGCCCCGGCGAAGTAGCGGACGGTCAGCGGCGGTTGCTCGGCGCGGGGCGGGGGTGTCGGTGCTGTCACGGGTCAGCCTCCGATCGCGGACATCGGCCGGGCAGGCTGGAGGAAGGCCGGGTCGTCGATGCCGTGCCCGGCCCGCTTGCCCCACATCGCGGCCCGCCAGCGCCGGGCCAGCTCGTCGTCGTCCGCCCCGGCCCGCAGGGCGCCGCGCAGGTCGGACTCCTCGGTGGCGAAGAGGCAGGCGCGGACCTGCCCGTCGGCGGTGAGCCGGGTGCGGTCGCAGTCGCCGCAGAACGGCCGGGTGACGCTGGCGATCACACCGACCCGGGCGGGGCCGCCGCCGACCAGCCAGGTCTCGGCCGGGGCCGCGCCGCGTTCCACCGGGTCGGGGGTCAGGTCGAACTCGCCACGCAGGGAGGCCAGGATCGCGTCGGCGGTGACCATGGTGTCGCGGTCCCAGCCGTGCTGGGCGTCCAGTGGCATCTGCTCGATGAACCGCAGCTCGTAGCCGTGGGCGAGGGCGAAGCGGAGCAGCTCCGGCGCCTCGTCGTCGTTGACGCCACGCATCAGCACAGTGTTGACCTTGACGGGGGTGAGCCCGGCGGCGGCGGCCCCGGCCAGCCCGGCCAGCACGTCCGCCAGGCGTGGGCGCCGGGTGAGCCGGATGAACCGCTCCGGATCCAGGGTGTCCAGCGAGACGTTCACCCGGTCCAGCCCGGCGGCGCGCAGCGCGGGGGCGAGCCGGTCCAGTCCGATGCCGTTGGTGGTCAGCGAGATCCGGGGACGCGGCTCCAGCGCCGCCACGGCGGCCACGATGCCGGCCAGACCGGGCCGGATCAGCGGCTCCCCGCCGGTGAACCGCACCTCGGTCACGCCGAGCAGGCGTACCGCGACGCCGATCAGCCGGACGATCTCGTCGTCGCCGAGCAGTTGCGGGCCGGCCAGCCAGGGCAGACCCTCGGCCGGCATGCAGTAGGTGCAGCGCAGGTTGCACTTGTCGGTCAGCGAAACGCGCAGATCCCGGGCGACGCGGCCGTACCGGTCGGCGAGGACGCTGTCAGTCGGCGTGGCGGCGGTCACCCATCGACGGTAGCGCGCCCGAGCCCGTCCAGGGCCGACCGGGCGAGGCGGCCGACCGCATCGCGGTACGCCCCGCCGAACAGAGCGGTGTGCACGAGCATCAGGTGCAGTTGGTGCAGCGGCACCCGCTCCCGCCACCCGTCGGCCAGCGGCCACTCCTGCGCGTAGGCGGCGAGGATCCGGTCGAGGTGCGGCGCGCCGCCGAAGAGCGCCAGTTGCGCCAGGTCGGTCTCGCGGTGCCCGCCGTGCGCCGCCGGGTCGACCAGCCAGACCCGGTTGTCCGCGCCCCAGAGCAGGTTGCCCGGCCAGAGGTCGCCGTGGATCCGGGCCGGTGGCTCGTCCCCGCCGAACTCGCCGATCCGTTCCACGACCTCCTCGACCAGCCCGGCCTCGGCTCCGGTGAGCGCGCCGTCGTCGACCGACATCCGGAGGTACGGTGCG
This window harbors:
- a CDS encoding metallophosphoesterase, with the translated sequence MLAALAFVATMALITGLIHLYLWKRLVRDTTAPGRWRRIGGITALVLALLVPATMAGTQAGLYWLAWPGYLWLAVMFYLLVLLVALEVPMAVTKLVLRRRVAAAEPTAAAPEPAMVGAAEPATAAEPAMVGASGPADPPAADAVAQPDHDPARRLLLARGTAIFAGLTATGLTGYGIRTALGPPQLDRVQIPLAKLPRSMDGLRIATVSDIHLGPLRGRAHTERIVAAINRLDADIVAVVGDLVDGSVAELGEAAEPLRNLRSRHGSYFVTGNHEYYSGVEEWVQELDRLGLRVMQNERTEIRARGGVLDLAGVNDVSAAGSGLAAPADYAAALGDRDPNRPVVLLAHQPVAAVEAAKFGVDLQLSGHTHGGQMVPFNLLVKLEQPVVSGLGEVDGTKVYVTNGAGFWGPPVRVGAEPQITLVELRSR
- a CDS encoding MoaD/ThiS family protein, which encodes MTAPTPPPRAEQPPLTVRYFAGARAAAGRTEETASAGRRLDELVVELTERHGERLAAVLKVASFLVDGVTCHDRRAPLPAGATIDVLPPFAGG
- the moaA gene encoding GTP 3',8-cyclase MoaA is translated as MTAATPTDSVLADRYGRVARDLRVSLTDKCNLRCTYCMPAEGLPWLAGPQLLGDDEIVRLIGVAVRLLGVTEVRFTGGEPLIRPGLAGIVAAVAALEPRPRISLTTNGIGLDRLAPALRAAGLDRVNVSLDTLDPERFIRLTRRPRLADVLAGLAGAAAAGLTPVKVNTVLMRGVNDDEAPELLRFALAHGYELRFIEQMPLDAQHGWDRDTMVTADAILASLRGEFDLTPDPVERGAAPAETWLVGGGPARVGVIASVTRPFCGDCDRTRLTADGQVRACLFATEESDLRGALRAGADDDELARRWRAAMWGKRAGHGIDDPAFLQPARPMSAIGG